In Candidatus Schekmanbacteria bacterium, the following are encoded in one genomic region:
- a CDS encoding very short patch repair endonuclease — MVDVFSKEKRSWIMSRIRSKNSKLEVSFRKILWREGFRYRVHYKKLPGKPDIVFTKQKVAVFIDSHFWHGYNWEKKKKKLKSEYWQWKIPYNMERDKRVNKELKKMGWKVLRFWEHEIKKNPYSCIDKIRKALL, encoded by the coding sequence ATGGTTGATGTATTCAGCAAAGAGAAAAGAAGCTGGATTATGTCCAGAATAAGATCGAAAAACAGTAAATTAGAAGTGTCTTTCAGAAAAATTCTTTGGCGTGAAGGCTTTCGATACAGAGTTCATTATAAGAAGCTGCCTGGCAAACCAGATATCGTTTTTACAAAACAAAAAGTTGCTGTCTTCATCGATAGTCATTTTTGGCATGGTTACAACTGGGAAAAGAAAAAGAAAAAACTAAAAAGCGAATATTGGCAATGGAAAATTCCATACAATATGGAACGTGACAAGAGGGTTAATAAAGAATTAAAAAAAATGGGCTGGAAAGTCTTGAGGTTCTGGGAGCATGAAATCAAAAAAAATCCTTACTCATGCATAGATAAGATTAGGAAAGCTCTTCTCTAA
- a CDS encoding restriction endonuclease, with translation MKRIFEIGKEYVDKGNPNFEEDQFMRWINIPGVSGMMNSPGIRWLRYKDKKELPAALILITKTASSSYHNPWEDVIDRNNGVIYYWGDAKADQKRKCEDFMGNKILKKVHDKILEGNLKEIPPILFFSKPERGKIIFEGLCVMENLERTWFEDKGKPVRNYRAVLQILDIDPVDLDWIHKKVKGEKYTPPKIWKDYTSGKKPAYLKVWRKNIKSKEEQLPAKNSSEYKILEEIHRLKPKEFERFTVYLIESIKGIKHSIMNTRFVKDKGFDFFGHFTLPYPLNYTIFFKGEAKKFGPNNAVGPKDLSRLAAKLNRGEYGLFITTSYFSMQAQEELFEDSYPIKLISGMDVINFLRELRLIAHGRLNKSMLDKIREELS, from the coding sequence ATGAAGCGTATTTTTGAGATTGGAAAAGAATATGTAGACAAAGGCAACCCTAACTTTGAAGAAGATCAGTTTATGCGCTGGATTAATATACCTGGAGTTTCTGGGATGATGAATTCGCCAGGGATTAGGTGGTTGCGTTATAAAGATAAAAAAGAATTGCCAGCCGCACTGATTTTGATTACGAAAACAGCCTCGAGTTCTTATCATAATCCTTGGGAAGATGTGATAGATAGAAACAACGGAGTTATTTATTATTGGGGTGATGCAAAAGCCGATCAAAAACGCAAATGCGAAGACTTTATGGGAAACAAAATATTGAAAAAAGTTCATGATAAGATTTTAGAAGGGAACTTAAAAGAAATTCCTCCAATATTGTTTTTCTCAAAACCTGAAAGAGGGAAGATTATATTTGAAGGTTTATGCGTTATGGAGAATCTTGAACGAACCTGGTTTGAAGATAAAGGCAAACCAGTAAGAAATTATAGAGCTGTTCTTCAAATATTAGACATTGATCCAGTGGATTTAGATTGGATTCATAAAAAAGTCAAAGGAGAGAAATATACGCCTCCTAAAATCTGGAAGGATTATACTTCTGGGAAAAAACCAGCTTATTTGAAAGTATGGAGAAAGAATATTAAATCAAAAGAAGAACAGCTTCCTGCTAAGAATTCTTCAGAGTATAAAATTCTGGAAGAGATTCATAGGTTAAAACCCAAAGAGTTCGAAAGGTTTACAGTTTATCTCATTGAAAGCATAAAAGGGATAAAACATTCTATTATGAATACTCGATTTGTAAAAGATAAAGGATTCGACTTTTTTGGCCATTTCACACTGCCTTATCCTCTAAATTATACAATATTCTTTAAAGGCGAAGCCAAAAAATTCGGACCTAATAACGCTGTCGGACCGAAAGACCTCTCAAGATTAGCTGCCAAGCTGAATAGGGGGGAGTATGGGTTATTTATTACAACATCATATTTTTCAATGCAAGCACAAGAAGAGTTATTTGAAGATAGTTACCCAATTAAATTGATTAGCGGAATGGATGTAATAAATTTCTTAAGAGAACTTAGGCTAATAGCTCATGGAAGATTAAACAAATCGATGTTAGATAAAATTAGAGAAGAGCTTTCCTAA
- a CDS encoding DNA cytosine methyltransferase: MKMSKRLNVASFFSGCGGFDLGFEKAGFNIVLASDFWEPAARTYRRNFPNTEFLQEDIRNISPKMLKDALDKRNVKKIHVVIGGPPCQCFTRLNNNNLRRDDERNQLFRDYIRMIKILKPDFVVMENVADLLVRKDEHDKPFRDMILRSFNRAGYRAKYKVFETEKYGVPQKRRRVIFLATSRKDVEITFPKESKKISVVGPFLKRLSKHKNLKNHEITINEPHVLERIKHIPPGGYYEHLPDHLKVKKMRNGKLVTVKRYGSYYRRLHNEQPSITITNNYIIHPDEDRYLTNREKATLHTFPHNFVFEGTLEAVSQQIANAVPPALAERIAKHILKEYY, from the coding sequence ATGAAAATGAGCAAGAGACTAAATGTTGCAAGCTTCTTTTCCGGTTGCGGAGGTTTTGATTTGGGCTTTGAAAAAGCTGGGTTTAACATAGTCCTTGCAAGTGATTTCTGGGAACCTGCAGCCAGGACTTACAGAAGGAATTTTCCAAATACGGAATTTTTGCAGGAAGATATTCGAAACATAAGCCCTAAAATGTTGAAAGATGCTTTAGACAAAAGGAATGTAAAAAAGATCCATGTTGTTATAGGAGGGCCTCCTTGCCAATGTTTCACAAGGCTTAACAATAACAATCTTCGAAGGGATGATGAAAGAAATCAATTATTCAGAGATTATATCAGAATGATTAAGATTTTAAAACCTGATTTCGTTGTAATGGAAAATGTTGCGGACCTCTTGGTGAGAAAAGATGAACATGATAAACCATTCAGAGACATGATATTGAGGTCGTTTAATAGAGCAGGATATCGCGCAAAATATAAAGTATTCGAAACGGAAAAATATGGTGTTCCTCAAAAAAGAAGAAGGGTTATTTTCCTGGCAACATCAAGAAAAGACGTTGAAATAACATTCCCCAAGGAATCTAAAAAGATATCAGTAGTTGGACCTTTTCTTAAGCGATTAAGCAAGCACAAAAATTTGAAAAATCATGAGATCACAATAAACGAACCGCACGTTTTAGAAAGAATTAAGCACATTCCTCCAGGAGGATATTACGAACATCTTCCAGACCATCTTAAAGTTAAGAAAATGAGAAACGGAAAATTAGTGACTGTGAAGAGATATGGCAGTTATTACAGAAGATTGCATAATGAACAACCATCAATAACAATCACAAATAATTATATTATCCATCCCGATGAAGACAGATATCTTACGAACAGAGAGAAGGCTACATTGCATACTTTCCCTCATAATTTTGTGTTTGAAGGAACATTAGAAGCAGTATCGCAGCAAATTGCGAATGCAGTCCCTCCGGCATTAGCAGAAAGGATAGCAAAGCATATATTAAAAGAATATTATTAA